Genomic window (Sediminispirochaeta smaragdinae DSM 11293):
GTCCACGCGAGGCAATCCATATAGTATCATTATCAACGACAAAAATCCTCTCAACATAGGGAAAAGGCGTTCCTCCGACCCCTTCCTGTCCCAGATAATCGAGCACCTCACCATCCTCGGAAAAGCGAAGTACGATCGTATTGAGACTACTCGCCAGCTCCTCATCGTAGGATATCTGATACTCCTGGGCCCGCTCCTCAACCAAAAGGAGCCCTGAACCGGTAACCGCGATCTCTCCGACATCAGTGAAGGGGTATTGGTAGGCCTTTCGGCTGGAGACCATATCTGATCCGCTGTCGGTGTCGAGGAGAATGGGTCCGGGATTACTTTCGGCCGAGTAAAACAGGGAGAGGATATCCCCATAGCCGTTGAACTCCATCACCTTTTTCGAATTACCATTGCCGATATAGAAGAGACCATTGCGCATTACGATCCTGGTTTTCTCCGTGTAAGGAACCCCATAGTGTTCCACAAGATCAAGGTCATCCTCCATCTTTCCGATCTTTAAAGAAAAGAGCGTTTCCCGCTTCAGGGTCTTTCCATCACCTGCTTTGCAGGAACTAAACAGCATGGGAAACAGTACCAAACAACAAAACAGACACGCCGCAGTGCATCGGTAATATGGGAATCTATATGCTTTCATCTCGGCCAATAGTAGCCCCTGCTTATGGCTCTGTCAATGAATCATAAAAGCTGACAACAACGCCTCTTTTTAGTATAGTAGATAGATGAATAGATAATGAGTCGTATCTTCCAAAGGAGTTAGCAATAATGCTGGAAAAAGCAATAACAACCCTGTTTGGGTCCAAATACGAAAGAGACCTTAAGGAGCTACTTCCCCTGCTCCATAAGATCAACGAGTTCGAATCGACTACCGCCGCCATGCCGGCCGAGGCGTTTCCTGCAAAGACACAAGAGTTTCGCAACCGTTATCAAGAGGGTGAAAGTCTCGATGCCATGCTGCCGGAGGCCTTTGCCATGGTTCGTGAGGCGGCTCGGAGAACCCTCGGTGAACGTCATTACGATGTGCAGCTTTTGGGAGGCATTGTTCTGCATCAGGGAAAAATCATGGAGATGAAAACCGGTGAAGGAAAGACCCTCTCCAGCGTCACAGCCGCCTACCTCAATGCCATCCCCGGCGAAGGGGTCCATGTCGTAACGGTCAATGATTACCTTGCCGAGCGTGACGCTCAGTGGATGAAACCGGTCTACTCCTTTCTGGGAGTCACCGTAGGTTCGATTCTTAGCGACATGGATAACGAGGCACGAAAAGAGTCCTACAACTGCGACATTACCTACGGAACCAACAACGAATTCGGTTTCGACTACCTCAGAGACAACATGCGCTGGAGCATGGAGGGGCGTGTTCAGCGGAGTCATCACTACTGCATCATCGACGAGATCGATTCCATCCTGATCGACGAGGCGCGAACCCCGTTGATTATTTCCGGTCAGGCGGAAGACGATACGAAGAAATTCCGAGAGGTCAACCGGCTGATTCCCATGCTTACCGAGTGTGCCAAGGACCCGGAAACCGGTACCTATCCCGAAGAAAACCCGGTTGGTGATTATCAACTTGATGAAAAATCGAAAAAGGTAACCTTTACCGATGAAGGAATGAACCATATAGAAGAGCTGCTCCTGAAAAACGGCATCATATCCGATTCCCTTTTCATCGATGACAACTTCGAGTATATCCACTATTTCACCCAGGCGGTTAAGGCCCATAAACTTTTCCATATCGATGTTGATTACGTTGTAAAAGAGAAGCAGGTACAGATCGTCGACGAGTTCACCGGACGTATTCTCCATGGTCGACGTTACTCCGACGGCCTCCACCAGGCTATTGAAGCTAAAGAGGGAATCCAGGTTGCAAAACGGAACAAGACCCTGGCGACCATCACCTTTCAGAACTTCTTCCGTATGTACGACAAGATCAGCGGCATGACCGGAACCGCAGACACGGAGGCCCGGGAGTTTGCAAAAATCTACAACCTTGAGGTAGTGGTTATTCCCACAAACCGCCCCCTTGCCAGGATCGATGAGAACGACGTTATCTTTCTCAACGAAAAGTTTAAATACCAGGCAATATGTGACGAGATCGCTCAGTTGCAGAAAAAGGGACAACCGGTACTGGTTGGAACGGTTTCCATCGAGAAATCGGAACTCTTGAGCACTATGCTTACCGCAAAAGGGGTGAGACATGAGGTCCTCAACGCAAAAAACCATGCCCGAGAGGCCCTTATCATTGCCGAGGCTGGTGCAAAAGGAGCCGTAACCATTGCAACCAACATGGCCGGTCGAGGTACCGACATCAAGCTTGGAGGCAATCCCGAGTTCCGCGCCAGGGCAAAGGCGGGAACCGAGGCAAGCGAAGAAGAGTTCGCATCGACCTATAAAAAAGAATATGCAAAGTGGAAAGAAAACTACGAAGAGGTAAAGAGCCTCGGAGGTCTCTATATCCTCGGCACGGAAAGACATGAATCCCGGCGAATCGACAACCAGCTCCGTGGTCGATCAGGACGGCAGGGAGACCCGGGTACCAGCCGCTTTTTCCTTTCCCTCGACGATAACCTGATGCGCCTTTTTGCCCGGGACAATATGCGTAACCTCATGGCAAAGGCGGGTATGGACGGTGGGGATCCCCTCTACCATCCATGGATAAACAAGGCGATCGAGCGGGCACAGAGCCGCGTCGAAGAGCGTAACTTTGAGATCAGAAAACACCTCCTGGAATATGACGATGTGCTCAACGAGCAGAGGAAATTCATCTACGACCAACGGGATGAAATTCTCTCCGATACGGACCTAAAGCAGCGTGTTTTTTCGGCGGTCTCAGAAATGGTCGACGAGGCGGTTGACCAGGCCTTCAAGACAGGGGATAGACAGGAAACCATTGCCGCCAAGCTTGAAGAGAAGTTGAAGGAGTTTTTGCTCTTTATCCCCTCTCTTGATAGTGACGGTGAGGCGCCCCTGGACTGGAAAAATCAGGAAAATTTTTCCCGCCAAATCTTTGATCGCTACCGAAAGGATATGGAACAAAAGATTGAGGCCGCAGGGGAGCGGCCCTTCAACGACTTTATCAAGTATCAGTATCTCAGACAGATCGATATCAAATGGCAGGAGCACCTTGACCAACTTGAAGAGCTGCGTGAGGCGGTATATCTTCGAGCATACGGACAAAAGAATCCGCTTCTGGAATACAAGCTTGAGGGCTTCGATATCTTCGATAAACTAATCTACGATATCAGAACAAACATTGCCAAGATGGTAATAAATGTTCAAATTCAGGAACCCGAGGCGGCAAAAAGAAGAAGGATGCCCGTGGGTGCTGGTACCGCAAGCCATAAAGCCATGGGACAGTTTGGAGGTGCCGAGGTCCAGGGCGGCGGGGAGCGCAAGGAATCATCGCCCCAGGGGGCACAGGTCAAACGCAGCACTCCCAAGGTTGGGAGGAACGATCCCTGCCCCTGCGGTAGCGGGAAAAAGTACAAACACTGTTGCGGAAGATAACAAGCGGCATTATACGCCAACTGTAAAGCAACGTAACAACGTACAGCAAAAAGTAAGGCCGCCCTTTCACGGGCGGCCTTTTTCACGGAAGGTACGATCGATTATGCATCGATTATTTATCATTTATAGAGGTAGCCCCCCAGGGGATTGACCGGTACATTATTTCGATAGAGGGCAAAATGAAGATGAGGGCCGGTGGAACGGCCGGTGCTTCCCATCTCCCCTATCTGCTGTCCCTGACTGATGTGCTGTCCCTTGCGAACCAGAATCCGGCTAAGGTGTCCGTAGAGACTCTGAAAGCCGTGGCTGTGGCGTATCACCACATACTTGCCAAAGCCTCTGGGCCTGTCGCCAACAAGAACTACCGTCCCCTCCATGGTAGCGGAGACGGGCGTTCCCACAGGACCGGCAAGGTCTATGCCATAGTGCATGCTTCGAACGCCGGTAAAGGGATCGCTTCGATAGCCGAAGGGAGAGGTGAGACGCCCCCTCGTCGGATAGATAAAAAGGGTTCCCATCGCCTTTTTATAGTCATATTCACTGATCTGTCCCCCCGGAACGAAAAGAATCTGTCCTGCCGTTATCACCTCAGACTGAAGATCGTTGGCATCCAGGATATAGTTCACGGGAACCGAAAATTTTTCGGCAATGGAAGCAACACTATCGCCGGAACGAACAGTATAGGGAATACCATCCACATTAGGAATTTTGAGTTCCGATCCCGCATAGATTTTTCTGACATCGGTGATGTTATTAAATGCAATCAAGGTACCGACGTCCAAACCATTCTCATGGGCAATCTCCGAAAGAGTATCGCCCCGTTCCAGGGTATACGCTCTGCTGCTAACCGAGGTAAAGAGAACACCGTCGGGGAGGATAGGACTCCCTGAACCCTGGTTTGCCGTATCGCTATTAACATATGAAAAGAGGCTTTTGTGAACCGTCGAGGCCCCCGGAGTAAGCCCCAAGTCGGGTAAAGCACGTGGCCCGGAACCGACGAAAAAGGCCAAACCGACACAGCCACCTGCCAGGATGATACTGCCCAGGGACAGGATGACGATTTTCTCCCGCTTCGAAGGAGCAGAATGCCGCCGCGGCTGTTGTTTCATCTCGGGAAAAAGGACGGGATCATCCTCCCTTTCATGTCCTAAGGCCCACGAAGTCCTCAACCGAGAAAAAAACGAACGTCTTTTCCTGACCTGTTGTTTTTGATGCAACACTTCCATATCCATACGCTTACCATATCGACAATTTTTCCCTCACATATTACTATAACACGCATAAAGCTTTGATAAGGATACGATGATTGATTCTGCTTCTCCGTTCATATTGCTAATCTTCGCTACACTTATCGTCTTGACGGTCGTCGGATCACTCTTCGGCATCTACACCGTCGAAGGCCATTCCATGGAACCGTATCTATCTCCCGGAAGAAATGTTATTATTTTCAAGCGGATTCCTTTCGGCAGTATAAAACGTGGTGATATACTTGTCTACAAGAGTCCCTTCGACGGTAAAACTGTGATCAAGCGTTGTACGGGGCTTCCCGGCGACACAATGACCGGGGAGAACGGAGAAGTGATAGTGCCCGAAGAAGCTTTCTTTGCCCTTGGGGACAATCTACCGCTTTCGGATGATTCACGCCACTACGGGGTGGTATCAAGGAAGGCCATAAAGGGAAAGGTTGTCTTTCCCCGCATCGGAGGCAGTTTGCACAGTGAGTGAATCCAGTCCGGATCTTCGAAATAAACGATTTGCGTTTTTCATCCTCGTTACCGCGGTCTTTATTCTCCTCCTCATTTGGAAATTCTTCGATGTGATGATTATCCATCCGGTAAAGGGGAATCCGGGAATCGTCCGTCCGCCACGGGTGGAACGAGGCCCGATTCTCGACCGAAACGGTAAGATACTTGCGGTACAGACCCGACTTTATACGGTAACAGCCTGGATGCCCAACGTCAAGAACCCCGAGAAGAGTGCGGCTCTCCTTGGTGATCTCCTCGGCCTTGAAACCGAGGATCTCCTTGCCCGAATGAAATCAAGAAGCGGATTTCTCTATGTAAAGCGCAAGGTTTCTCCTTCGGAAAGCGAGGCGGTCAGGCAGCTCATTGAGGAAGGAGAACTACCGGGAATCGGATTGGAACCCGAATATGGGCGAAATTATCCGGAACGAAGCCTTGCAAGCCATGTCATCGGCTTTGTCGGGACCGATAATGTGGGCCTAGACGGTATCGAACTTACCTATGATAATGTACTATCCCCCCCCGAAGATAAGAAAAAACAGGAGGAAACGATCTACGGAAACCAACTCTTCCTTACCCTTGATGCCAATGTACAATACTTTGCCGAATCCTTGGCAAAGAAGGCATGGGAAGAGCACAATCCCGATGCCGTGATGATTATGGTCATGGACGCGAAAAGCGGCGATTTTCTCGGCTGGGCCTCCTATCCCACCTTCGATCCCAACAGTTTTACCTCGGCAAGCAACAGAGAAAAGCAGAATAGACCCGTGGTGGCGGCCTATGAACCGGGATCGGTCTTCAAGATCTTTTCCATCGCCTCGTTTCTTGACCTCGGAGGTATCGATACTTCAAGTACCTTTTTCTGCGACGGGGCCTATGAAAAAGAGTTCCCCGCCTCGGGAGAAAGAATCGTCATCAACTGTCTCGGCCACCACGGAAGGGTTCGTCCCCAGGAAATCATAAAGTATTCCTGCAACGCGGGAGCCGCCTATGCAAGCGAAACCGTAAGCAAGCAGGATTTTTACGACAAACTTACCGAATTTGGTTTTGGAACGGCCACCCACCTCCCCTTTCCCGGAGAGAGTGCCGGTATTCTTCGGAAACCGGAACAGTGGTCAGGCAGGACAAAACCGACCATTGCCATCGGGCAAGAGCTCTCCGTGTCTGCCGTACAGATCGTCACGGCGGCTACGGCTTTTAGCAACAACGGCATGGTCCTTGAACCTCATATCGTCAAAAAGATCGTCTCCCCGGAGGGTAAGACCCTCGAGCGCTTCGACCGCAGGCCGGTAAAGCAGGTCATAGATCCCACAGTTGCGAATTCCGTCCTGCAAATGATGGAGACAGGCAGCGAACGGGGCGGCACCGGCTGGCGTGGTGCCATAGAAGGGACACAAATATCGATAAAAACCGGCACAGGGGAGATGATCGATCCCAAGACCGGGACCTACTCCCCCGCTGCGGTTCTGGCCTCCTCCCTGGCCATATTTCCCAGCGATGATCCCCGCTTCATTCTCTACGTGGTCATCGATCATCCCAGGGGCAGGCAGTACTACGGTGGAAGAATTGCGGCGCCCATCATCAAGGAGCTGGGAGAAGAGCTGATTCGCTATTACGGTATCCCCGTCACCGGAGATACCGTTGTCAGTCATGAGGGGAGCATCCGGGTTCGTATCCCGCCGGAAGCAAGCCTGACAGATGTCATGCCCGATCTCGACGGTTTCTCCAAAAAGCAGTTGATGCCGCTTCTCGATCAGGAGAACATCCCCGTAACCATTACAGGGGACGGCTGGGTCATTCACCAGAGCCCGGCCCCCGGGACCCCGATAACCAGCGATACAAAAATCATCCTGGAACTTGAGTGAAATCGAAAGCAATCATGAGGAACGAGAACCTGAAGAGCAACTTGCACACCCTGGAGCTCCGCTTTCCCGGGATAGGAGAGCAGCTCACTGCGTCTGAGGATGAACAGGAGTCGAAGCAGGCGCTTGCTATCAGCATTGAGGCGGCAAGGAACGGAGCGGTTACCGCAAAGGCCGGAGGAAAGTATCTCCACTCCCGCTTCGATCCTGCCAGAGAGGCCCGCAGACTCATCGAAAAGGAGCTTCCCGCCGATTGCCGACTCACGATTTTCGAGGGGTTCGGCCTCGGATACCAGGTGGAGGCCCTTCTGGAAAGTCGGAACGATGCCCTCGCCATCGTGCTCGAACCATCGACGCATCGCTTTCTTACGGCCCTCAGCGCCCGTCCCATGGAAGAACTCCTTTCCAACGAAAACCTTAGCCTCGTGGTCGGGGCCCAGGCCGATGCAATTCCCGCCCTCCTCTCTCGTTTTCCCGAAACGACGCCTCAGACATTCCGGCTCAGACCTCTCTACGACGCCGATCCTGAAAGCTTCGTCGATTACGACAATGCCTTGCGCCATTTTTTAGGCAGAAAGCAGGTCAATAACGCTACCCTCGACCGCTTCGCCGGAACGTGGACCCGCAACCTTTTGCGCAATGTCGGGCCTCTGGCCGAAGCGGGAGATCTTGCCCTACTTCGGGGCAAATTTTCACACCTCCCCGCCCTTCTTCTGGCGGCAGGTCCTAGCCTGGACGAGCTCCTTGATCGATTTGAGGAGATCAAAGAGAAGGTACTTGTCATTGCCGTAGATACCGCCTGCAGGGCCCTGACTCTCAGAGATATCCGTCCCGATATCCTCGTCGTGGTGGATCCACAATACTGGAACACCAGACATCTCGACCATGCGAAGCTTGATGAAACGGTCATGGTCTCCGAATCCTCAACCCATCCGAGAATCTTTCGACTCCGGCCCAGGAGGCTCTTCTTTTGCGGTTCCATGTTTCCCCTGGGCATCCGTCTTGAATCCGCAGTCGGAAGGAATGCCCACATAACCGCGGGAGGATCGGTATCGACCACCGCCTTTTCCCTCGCCAGGTTTATGGGGGTCGAGGAGCTCTACATCTCGGGACTCGACCTCGGGTATCCGGGAGGAAGCACCCATTTTCGGGGGAGCTTTTTCGAACAGCGGGGGCACTCCTTCAGCGGACGCTTCTCGCCCTTTGAGCATTTTACCCACCGCATCATCCATGAGGCGGGACGTGAGGAAATTCCGACCTACAACGGAACGAAGATCGCATCGGATAGCAGGCTTTCGGTCTACCGAAGCTGGTTTGCCGAACAGGTGGCCGCCGAAACGCTGCCCAGGGTATACGCCCTAAGCGGAAACTCCGCCGCCATCAAAGGAATCGAAGCCGCAGATATCGACTCGCTGCTCCGCCTCCCCAACATAGGAGAAGAGAAGCGCAGGCTGCTTGCGCTCCTCCCCCAAAGAACGGAGGCCGAAATCGCCGAAA
Coding sequences:
- a CDS encoding penicillin-binding protein, producing MSESSPDLRNKRFAFFILVTAVFILLLIWKFFDVMIIHPVKGNPGIVRPPRVERGPILDRNGKILAVQTRLYTVTAWMPNVKNPEKSAALLGDLLGLETEDLLARMKSRSGFLYVKRKVSPSESEAVRQLIEEGELPGIGLEPEYGRNYPERSLASHVIGFVGTDNVGLDGIELTYDNVLSPPEDKKKQEETIYGNQLFLTLDANVQYFAESLAKKAWEEHNPDAVMIMVMDAKSGDFLGWASYPTFDPNSFTSASNREKQNRPVVAAYEPGSVFKIFSIASFLDLGGIDTSSTFFCDGAYEKEFPASGERIVINCLGHHGRVRPQEIIKYSCNAGAAYASETVSKQDFYDKLTEFGFGTATHLPFPGESAGILRKPEQWSGRTKPTIAIGQELSVSAVQIVTAATAFSNNGMVLEPHIVKKIVSPEGKTLERFDRRPVKQVIDPTVANSVLQMMETGSERGGTGWRGAIEGTQISIKTGTGEMIDPKTGTYSPAAVLASSLAIFPSDDPRFILYVVIDHPRGRQYYGGRIAAPIIKELGEELIRYYGIPVTGDTVVSHEGSIRVRIPPEASLTDVMPDLDGFSKKQLMPLLDQENIPVTITGDGWVIHQSPAPGTPITSDTKIILELE
- the secA gene encoding preprotein translocase subunit SecA, producing MLEKAITTLFGSKYERDLKELLPLLHKINEFESTTAAMPAEAFPAKTQEFRNRYQEGESLDAMLPEAFAMVREAARRTLGERHYDVQLLGGIVLHQGKIMEMKTGEGKTLSSVTAAYLNAIPGEGVHVVTVNDYLAERDAQWMKPVYSFLGVTVGSILSDMDNEARKESYNCDITYGTNNEFGFDYLRDNMRWSMEGRVQRSHHYCIIDEIDSILIDEARTPLIISGQAEDDTKKFREVNRLIPMLTECAKDPETGTYPEENPVGDYQLDEKSKKVTFTDEGMNHIEELLLKNGIISDSLFIDDNFEYIHYFTQAVKAHKLFHIDVDYVVKEKQVQIVDEFTGRILHGRRYSDGLHQAIEAKEGIQVAKRNKTLATITFQNFFRMYDKISGMTGTADTEAREFAKIYNLEVVVIPTNRPLARIDENDVIFLNEKFKYQAICDEIAQLQKKGQPVLVGTVSIEKSELLSTMLTAKGVRHEVLNAKNHAREALIIAEAGAKGAVTIATNMAGRGTDIKLGGNPEFRARAKAGTEASEEEFASTYKKEYAKWKENYEEVKSLGGLYILGTERHESRRIDNQLRGRSGRQGDPGTSRFFLSLDDNLMRLFARDNMRNLMAKAGMDGGDPLYHPWINKAIERAQSRVEERNFEIRKHLLEYDDVLNEQRKFIYDQRDEILSDTDLKQRVFSAVSEMVDEAVDQAFKTGDRQETIAAKLEEKLKEFLLFIPSLDSDGEAPLDWKNQENFSRQIFDRYRKDMEQKIEAAGERPFNDFIKYQYLRQIDIKWQEHLDQLEELREAVYLRAYGQKNPLLEYKLEGFDIFDKLIYDIRTNIAKMVINVQIQEPEAAKRRRMPVGAGTASHKAMGQFGGAEVQGGGERKESSPQGAQVKRSTPKVGRNDPCPCGSGKKYKHCCGR
- a CDS encoding LIC_12708 family protein, producing MKAYRFPYYRCTAACLFCCLVLFPMLFSSCKAGDGKTLKRETLFSLKIGKMEDDLDLVEHYGVPYTEKTRIVMRNGLFYIGNGNSKKVMEFNGYGDILSLFYSAESNPGPILLDTDSGSDMVSSRKAYQYPFTDVGEIAVTGSGLLLVEERAQEYQISYDEELASSLNTIVLRFSEDGEVLDYLGQEGVGGTPFPYVERIFVVDNDTIWIASRGPNRWVLFSFDNHGALKSRSDILPQEIPMPDGEGYAEPAVKGVFPDYTAPLLYVMVDYYRSEGDKGGIDFDQSAICIFNTETESWDSRIVLPAKRVAEQGGGFLEDDSFVTIYEALGVDRNGNLYFMAPESGDDFELMIMGRDGSVVDRSTILLEDDQIIYRDFYLSPEGILTALLAKAFGVDIVWWRSDRITEEE
- a CDS encoding motility associated factor glycosyltransferase family protein yields the protein MKSKAIMRNENLKSNLHTLELRFPGIGEQLTASEDEQESKQALAISIEAARNGAVTAKAGGKYLHSRFDPAREARRLIEKELPADCRLTIFEGFGLGYQVEALLESRNDALAIVLEPSTHRFLTALSARPMEELLSNENLSLVVGAQADAIPALLSRFPETTPQTFRLRPLYDADPESFVDYDNALRHFLGRKQVNNATLDRFAGTWTRNLLRNVGPLAEAGDLALLRGKFSHLPALLLAAGPSLDELLDRFEEIKEKVLVIAVDTACRALTLRDIRPDILVVVDPQYWNTRHLDHAKLDETVMVSESSTHPRIFRLRPRRLFFCGSMFPLGIRLESAVGRNAHITAGGSVSTTAFSLARFMGVEELYISGLDLGYPGGSTHFRGSFFEQRGHSFSGRFSPFEHFTHRIIHEAGREEIPTYNGTKIASDSRLSVYRSWFAEQVAAETLPRVYALSGNSAAIKGIEAADIDSLLRLPNIGEEKRRLLALLPQRTEAEIAERRRALEDATNELAAELRHLAGISAKAALLSRSIEKAAGQEKTVSYTVELLNELDRQILSTTSKDIAAFLIQPFLRDFSLHDSSDRGSSLYQAISEAAEGYLAFFHS
- a CDS encoding peptidoglycan DD-metalloendopeptidase family protein — translated: MDMEVLHQKQQVRKRRSFFSRLRTSWALGHEREDDPVLFPEMKQQPRRHSAPSKREKIVILSLGSIILAGGCVGLAFFVGSGPRALPDLGLTPGASTVHKSLFSYVNSDTANQGSGSPILPDGVLFTSVSSRAYTLERGDTLSEIAHENGLDVGTLIAFNNITDVRKIYAGSELKIPNVDGIPYTVRSGDSVASIAEKFSVPVNYILDANDLQSEVITAGQILFVPGGQISEYDYKKAMGTLFIYPTRGRLTSPFGYRSDPFTGVRSMHYGIDLAGPVGTPVSATMEGTVVLVGDRPRGFGKYVVIRHSHGFQSLYGHLSRILVRKGQHISQGQQIGEMGSTGRSTGPHLHFALYRNNVPVNPLGGYLYK
- the lepB gene encoding signal peptidase I, translating into MIDSASPFILLIFATLIVLTVVGSLFGIYTVEGHSMEPYLSPGRNVIIFKRIPFGSIKRGDILVYKSPFDGKTVIKRCTGLPGDTMTGENGEVIVPEEAFFALGDNLPLSDDSRHYGVVSRKAIKGKVVFPRIGGSLHSE